The following proteins come from a genomic window of Desulfobacterales bacterium:
- a CDS encoding Ig-like domain-containing protein has translation MLKSKLFNKLFKLLLLIFFIDGCDNGSVGHWNSPELVSIKISPQHQSIEKGTAQQFMATGIYSNNTTVDITSSVIWSSSDENVATINNGLATSKAIGGSITITATDQSTGKSGTANLIVTLSVTETVLLSINVTPVNPNIYLGTKQSFIATGTYSDATTKDLTLSMIWSSSNETIATISNTTGLKGLATSLAVGITTITATDPVTGKSGTSTLTIITQPVITTVLTSIDVTPSNKSIYLGTNQAFIATGIYSDANMKTLTSSVTWTSSNTAVASISNAEGYKGLATSLAVGVTTIVATDSYTGKTGTATLTVTAATLSSIEVTPANPIISLGINQQFKAIGIYSDATTKDLTSSVTWTSSNTAIATISNATDLNGLASSKDIGGSIIITA, from the coding sequence ATGCTCAAATCTAAACTATTTAATAAGCTGTTTAAACTTTTGCTGCTTATTTTTTTTATCGATGGATGTGATAACGGATCTGTAGGACATTGGAATTCACCAGAGTTGGTGTCTATCAAGATAAGTCCTCAGCATCAGAGCATTGAAAAGGGAACAGCACAACAATTCATGGCCACAGGTATCTACTCAAACAACACGACAGTAGATATAACGTCATCCGTAATTTGGAGTTCATCGGATGAAAATGTTGCAACTATCAACAATGGATTAGCTACTTCAAAAGCAATAGGCGGATCCATCACCATCACAGCTACTGATCAATCAACTGGAAAATCAGGAACTGCAAATCTGATCGTAACATTGTCCGTAACCGAGACAGTATTGTTATCTATAAACGTAACTCCGGTCAATCCGAATATTTACCTTGGGACAAAACAATCGTTTATCGCCACCGGGACATACTCGGATGCCACTACGAAGGATCTAACGCTATCCATGATTTGGAGTTCTTCAAACGAAACCATTGCGACTATCAGCAATACAACAGGTTTGAAGGGATTGGCCACTTCGTTAGCCGTGGGTATAACCACGATAACAGCTACTGATCCGGTCACTGGAAAATCAGGAACCTCAACACTTACCATAATAACACAGCCCGTAATTACGACAGTATTGACATCTATAGATGTCACTCCGAGCAATAAGAGTATTTACCTTGGAACAAATCAGGCTTTTATCGCCACTGGAATATACTCAGACGCCAATATGAAGACTTTGACGTCATCAGTGACATGGACATCTTCGAACACGGCTGTTGCAAGTATCAGCAATGCAGAAGGGTACAAGGGATTGGCCACTTCGTTAGCTGTGGGTGTAACCACGATAGTAGCCACTGATTCGTATACTGGAAAAACAGGAACCGCTACACTGACCGTAACTGCGGCGACACTATCGTCAATAGAAGTCACCCCTGCCAATCCGATTATTTCCCTTGGGATAAATCAGCAGTTTAAAGCCATCGGGATATACTCGGACGCCACTACTAAGGATTTAACGTCATCTGTGACATGGACATCCTCTAACACCGCTATCGCGACTATCAGCAATGCAACAGATTTAAATGGATTAGCCTCTTCAAAAGACATAGGAGGTTCTATCATAATAACAGCCA